One part of the Nocardioides zeae genome encodes these proteins:
- a CDS encoding class E sortase, whose product MSRRVLTATGLLLVVAGLGVLGYVAWQLWGTTLLAERRHDEGVAALEDAWDDGEDTARTDIGDALAIVRVPRFGDDYAVPLLAGTGDDVLAAGLGHFEGSARPGEVGNLAVAGHRITHGEPLRRMTELEVGDLVLVDTRTTTYTYRLLTAGDALEVPFTATWVVDPAPENPDPEGVGPDTAPDARLLTLTTCAELFHTDQRLVAFAELVDEAPR is encoded by the coding sequence ATGAGCCGACGGGTCCTGACCGCGACCGGGCTCCTGCTCGTCGTGGCGGGCCTCGGGGTGCTCGGGTACGTCGCGTGGCAGCTCTGGGGCACCACCCTGCTCGCCGAGCGGCGCCACGACGAGGGCGTGGCCGCGCTGGAGGACGCCTGGGACGACGGCGAGGACACCGCCCGCACCGACATCGGGGACGCCCTCGCGATCGTGCGGGTCCCGCGCTTCGGCGACGACTACGCGGTGCCGCTCCTCGCCGGCACCGGCGACGACGTGCTCGCCGCCGGGCTCGGGCACTTCGAGGGCAGCGCCCGCCCCGGCGAGGTCGGCAACCTCGCCGTGGCCGGCCACCGCATCACCCACGGCGAGCCGTTGCGCCGGATGACCGAGCTGGAGGTCGGGGACCTCGTGCTGGTGGACACCCGCACGACGACCTACACCTACCGGCTCCTCACGGCCGGCGACGCGCTCGAGGTGCCGTTCACGGCGACGTGGGTCGTGGACCCCGCGCCGGAGAACCCGGACCCCGAGGGCGTGGGGCCCGATACGGCACCGGACGCACGCCTTCTCACCCTCACGACCTGCGCGGAGCTGTTCCACACCGACCAGCGGCTCGTGGCGTTCGCGGAGCTGGTCGACGAAGCGCCCCGCTGA
- a CDS encoding FxLYD domain-containing protein, with the protein MTRRLLTAALVPVLLLVPAACSGGDEGARSELSNPRPSSTDPSLDEGRVSPADLPTAPVLEGGTGARGDLAAAECDAAAGVQAVAGELTNSGDAAADYVVVVSWTTATSDVVARGVATVEDLAPGAARSVEVTAEVPSGATACTVNVRRAPVAG; encoded by the coding sequence GTGACCCGTCGTCTCCTGACGGCGGCCCTCGTGCCGGTGCTCCTCCTCGTCCCCGCCGCGTGCAGCGGCGGGGACGAGGGGGCCCGGTCCGAGCTCTCGAACCCCCGGCCCTCGTCGACGGACCCCAGCCTCGACGAGGGCCGGGTCTCCCCGGCCGACCTGCCGACCGCGCCCGTGCTGGAGGGAGGCACGGGCGCCCGGGGCGACCTCGCCGCGGCGGAGTGCGACGCCGCGGCGGGCGTGCAGGCCGTCGCGGGCGAGCTGACGAACAGCGGCGACGCGGCCGCGGACTACGTGGTCGTCGTCAGCTGGACCACCGCGACCTCCGACGTCGTGGCCCGCGGCGTCGCCACGGTGGAGGACCTCGCCCCCGGCGCCGCGCGCTCCGTCGAGGTCACCGCCGAGGTGCCCTCCGGTGCCACTGCGTGCACCGTCAACGTGCGCCGAGCACCGGTGGCGGGATGA
- a CDS encoding beta strand repeat-containing protein, whose translation MTLSLAAAPAAAAPALDCGTVYSIQGASPRNIWALGDDGSQTSVGTFDIGASGSLNGLGIADDGSQAFGVLPAAQGTGRTIYRHDRATGTTTALGAGASNTPVTHGAVNPLNGFYYYGGFNGSTVQVYGFDTTTNTSIGLVASGTIPTGGGNGDWVFDQQGRMYVVGGASGSNVVTVIDQEIPTSGPAITVTGRQITDITTASNQAINGIAFAGTGLLYLASGNQLFEVNPSTGEVLSTSPLAQSGSVDLASCASPNTIRVQKDFPDGRAVPGDQATLTVTGGGITSGNTATTTGGDSGRQDTPAETAGPVFGLTGTTYTVSESGNGTLASRYDAAWACVDENTGGTIASGTGTTGTFTMPNGGAAGVAALCTFTNEAKRPSLELDKIAGTPTGSTAGSTITYSFVVTNTGPVPLATVAVSDPKVGAVTCPPGPLAPGDDVTCTAAPYVLTQADVTAGVVDNTAVASGNTGVPGDPDVTDDDTTSTPIDHDAALTLEKRAGTPVDVNGSGLTDAGDTIAYTFTVTNTGNVPVTDIAVSDPLVGAVTCDVTSLEPGEDAECVADEAYVVTEADEVAGAVVNVATAAGEDPSGDPVASDEDSTTTPVDTPAPGLALDKQAGTPVDVNGSGLTDAGDTIAYTFVVTNAGNVPLTAVAISDPMLTGLSCPAGVLAPGASVTCTAAPYEITRDDVDAGSVDNTATAGASDPDGDPVGSDPDSTSTPTDLPEPALTLEKFAGTPVDVNGSGITDAGDTIAFTFTVTNTGNVPVDAVRVQDPLVGAVTCEATSLAPGEATDCAADEPYVVTEANELAGAVTNVATAVGSDPYDEDVVSNEDTTTTPVERPAPALVLEKRAGTPVDVNGSGITDAGDTIAFTFTVTNAGNVPVTGVAVSDPLVGAVTCEATSLAPGASTECAADAPYVVTDADETAAVVSNTATAAGEDPDGDPVTSDPDSTNTPVATPAPVLTLDKFAGTPVDVNGSGITDAGDTIAFTFTVTNDGNVPVSDVRVVDPLAGAVTCEVTSLAPGASTECAADAPYVVTEADEVAGAVVNVATAAGEDPDGDAVESNEDATTTPVDTPAPGLALDKQAGTPVDVNSSGTTDAGDTIAYTFVVTNTGNVPLTAVAISDPMLGGLSCPAGVLVPGASVTCTAAPYEITRDDVDAGSVDNTATAGASDPDGDPVGSDPDSTSTPIEAVPGLAIVKLAELEDLDQDGVADLGEEIWYGFEITNTGNVTLVDVVVDDPKVGTVTCEATTVRAGDTVFCVVDEPYVVTQADVDAGTVHNSATATGTPVGGDDDPVESPPSTTDTPTETTATLGLVKSNAVAGGGPAQVGDTITYRFDVTNTGAVTIASITIDDPMLADADVEISCRETTLAPGESTTCEADYEVTAADVAGGPIVNRATAGGCTPAGCDTVPPVVSPPSDTTTPVASTPAPPVKPAPSGPALPDTGGPAAGLLGLAALLLGAGAALVWRGRRRRTA comes from the coding sequence GTGACCCTGTCGCTGGCCGCCGCGCCCGCGGCCGCCGCTCCGGCGCTCGACTGCGGCACGGTCTACTCCATCCAGGGGGCATCGCCCCGCAACATCTGGGCGCTCGGGGACGACGGCAGCCAGACCAGCGTCGGCACCTTCGACATCGGCGCGAGCGGCAGCCTCAACGGGCTCGGCATCGCGGACGACGGCAGCCAGGCGTTCGGCGTGCTGCCGGCGGCCCAGGGCACCGGGCGCACCATCTACCGCCACGACCGGGCCACCGGCACCACGACGGCCCTCGGGGCCGGGGCGAGCAACACCCCCGTGACCCACGGCGCGGTGAACCCGCTCAACGGCTTCTACTACTACGGCGGCTTCAACGGCTCGACCGTGCAGGTCTACGGGTTCGACACGACGACCAACACCTCCATCGGTCTCGTCGCGAGCGGCACCATCCCGACCGGCGGCGGCAACGGCGACTGGGTCTTCGACCAGCAGGGCCGCATGTACGTCGTCGGTGGCGCCAGCGGCAGCAACGTCGTCACGGTCATCGACCAGGAGATCCCGACGAGCGGCCCCGCGATCACGGTCACCGGCCGCCAGATCACCGACATCACGACCGCGTCGAACCAGGCCATCAACGGCATCGCGTTCGCGGGCACGGGCCTGCTCTACCTGGCCAGCGGCAACCAGCTGTTCGAGGTCAACCCCTCGACGGGCGAGGTGCTCTCGACGTCCCCGCTGGCCCAGTCGGGCTCGGTGGACCTCGCGTCCTGCGCCTCGCCGAACACGATCCGCGTGCAGAAGGACTTCCCGGACGGCCGCGCCGTGCCGGGTGACCAGGCGACGCTGACTGTCACGGGCGGCGGCATCACCAGCGGCAACACGGCGACGACGACGGGCGGCGACTCCGGCCGGCAGGACACGCCGGCCGAGACCGCCGGCCCCGTCTTCGGGCTCACGGGCACGACGTACACCGTCAGCGAGAGCGGCAACGGCACCCTCGCGAGCCGGTACGACGCGGCCTGGGCCTGCGTCGACGAGAACACCGGCGGCACGATCGCCAGCGGCACGGGCACGACCGGCACGTTCACGATGCCCAACGGCGGCGCCGCCGGCGTCGCGGCCCTGTGCACCTTCACCAACGAGGCGAAGCGCCCGTCGCTCGAGCTCGACAAGATCGCGGGCACCCCGACGGGGAGCACCGCCGGATCGACCATCACCTACAGCTTCGTCGTCACCAACACCGGCCCCGTGCCGCTCGCGACCGTCGCGGTCTCCGACCCGAAGGTCGGTGCCGTCACCTGCCCGCCCGGGCCGCTCGCGCCCGGCGACGACGTGACGTGCACGGCCGCGCCGTACGTGCTCACCCAGGCGGACGTGACCGCCGGCGTCGTCGACAACACGGCCGTCGCCTCCGGCAACACCGGCGTGCCCGGTGACCCGGACGTCACGGACGACGACACCACGAGCACCCCGATCGACCACGACGCCGCGCTCACGCTGGAGAAGCGCGCCGGCACGCCGGTGGACGTCAACGGCTCGGGCCTCACCGACGCGGGGGACACGATCGCCTACACCTTCACGGTGACGAACACGGGCAACGTGCCGGTCACCGACATCGCGGTCTCCGACCCGCTCGTCGGGGCGGTGACCTGCGACGTGACGAGCCTGGAGCCCGGTGAGGACGCGGAGTGCGTGGCCGACGAGGCCTACGTCGTGACGGAGGCGGACGAGGTCGCGGGTGCCGTCGTGAACGTGGCGACGGCCGCCGGCGAGGACCCCTCGGGCGACCCCGTCGCCTCGGACGAGGACTCCACGACCACGCCGGTGGACACCCCGGCGCCGGGCCTGGCGCTCGACAAGCAGGCGGGCACGCCCGTCGACGTCAACGGCTCGGGCCTGACCGATGCGGGCGACACGATCGCCTACACGTTCGTCGTGACCAACGCCGGCAACGTGCCGCTGACCGCGGTGGCGATCAGCGACCCGATGCTGACCGGGCTGAGCTGCCCGGCGGGCGTGCTGGCGCCCGGCGCGTCGGTGACGTGCACGGCCGCGCCGTACGAGATCACGCGCGACGACGTCGACGCGGGCTCGGTGGACAACACCGCGACCGCGGGGGCGAGCGACCCCGACGGCGACCCCGTCGGCTCGGACCCCGACTCGACCTCCACGCCGACCGACCTCCCCGAGCCCGCGCTCACGCTCGAGAAGTTCGCGGGGACGCCGGTGGACGTCAACGGCTCGGGCATCACCGACGCGGGCGACACGATCGCGTTCACGTTCACGGTGACCAACACGGGCAACGTCCCGGTCGACGCCGTGCGCGTGCAGGACCCCCTCGTCGGTGCCGTGACCTGCGAGGCGACAAGCCTGGCGCCGGGCGAGGCGACCGACTGCGCGGCCGACGAGCCCTACGTCGTCACCGAGGCCAACGAGCTCGCCGGCGCCGTCACGAACGTGGCGACGGCGGTGGGCAGCGACCCGTACGACGAGGACGTCGTCTCGAACGAGGACACGACGACCACGCCGGTCGAGCGCCCGGCCCCGGCCCTGGTGCTGGAGAAGCGCGCCGGCACGCCGGTGGACGTCAACGGCTCGGGCATCACGGACGCGGGCGACACCATCGCGTTCACCTTCACCGTGACCAATGCGGGCAACGTCCCGGTCACCGGCGTGGCGGTCTCCGACCCGCTCGTCGGCGCCGTGACCTGTGAGGCGACGAGCCTGGCGCCGGGTGCGTCGACCGAGTGCGCCGCGGACGCGCCGTACGTCGTGACCGACGCCGACGAGACCGCGGCGGTCGTCAGCAACACGGCCACGGCCGCTGGTGAGGACCCCGACGGCGACCCCGTCACCAGCGACCCGGACTCGACCAACACCCCGGTCGCGACGCCGGCCCCCGTGCTGACCCTCGACAAGTTCGCGGGCACGCCGGTGGACGTCAACGGCTCGGGCATCACCGACGCGGGCGACACGATCGCCTTCACGTTCACCGTCACCAACGACGGCAACGTGCCGGTCTCCGACGTGCGCGTCGTGGACCCGCTGGCGGGCGCCGTGACCTGCGAGGTCACGAGCCTGGCGCCGGGTGCGTCGACGGAGTGCGCCGCCGACGCGCCGTACGTGGTGACCGAGGCGGACGAGGTCGCGGGCGCCGTGGTGAACGTGGCCACCGCCGCGGGCGAGGATCCGGACGGCGATGCGGTCGAGTCGAACGAGGACGCGACGACGACGCCGGTGGACACCCCGGCGCCGGGCCTGGCGCTGGACAAGCAGGCGGGCACGCCGGTCGACGTGAACTCGTCGGGGACCACGGACGCGGGCGACACGATCGCCTACACGTTCGTCGTGACCAACACCGGCAACGTGCCGCTGACCGCGGTGGCGATCAGCGACCCGATGCTGGGTGGGCTGAGCTGCCCGGCGGGCGTGCTGGTGCCGGGCGCGTCGGTGACCTGCACGGCGGCGCCGTACGAGATCACGCGTGACGACGTCGACGCGGGCTCGGTGGACAACACCGCGACCGCGGGGGCGAGCGACCCCGACGGTGACCCCGTCGGCTCGGACCCCGACTCGACCTCCACGCCGATCGAGGCCGTGCCCGGGCTGGCGATCGTCAAGCTCGCCGAGCTCGAGGACCTCGACCAGGACGGCGTGGCCGACCTGGGGGAGGAGATCTGGTACGGCTTCGAGATCACCAACACCGGCAACGTCACGCTCGTCGACGTCGTCGTGGACGACCCGAAGGTCGGCACCGTCACCTGCGAGGCGACGACCGTGCGCGCCGGCGACACCGTGTTCTGCGTCGTCGACGAGCCGTACGTCGTCACCCAGGCCGACGTCGACGCCGGCACCGTGCACAACTCGGCCACCGCGACCGGTACGCCGGTCGGTGGCGACGACGACCCGGTGGAGTCGCCGCCGTCGACGACGGACACCCCGACGGAGACGACCGCGACCCTCGGGCTCGTGAAGTCCAACGCCGTGGCCGGCGGCGGGCCCGCGCAGGTGGGCGACACCATCACCTACCGGTTCGACGTCACCAACACGGGCGCCGTGACGATCGCGTCGATCACCATCGACGACCCGATGCTGGCCGACGCCGACGTGGAGATCTCCTGCCGCGAGACGACCCTCGCGCCGGGGGAGAGCACCACCTGCGAGGCGGACTACGAGGTCACCGCGGCGGACGTCGCGGGCGGCCCGATCGTCAACCGTGCGACGGCCGGCGGGTGCACCCCCGCCGGGTGCGACACGGTGCCGCCGGTGGTCTCGCCGCCGTCGGACACGACCACCCCGGTCGCGTCCACGCCGGCCCCGCCGGTGAAGCCCGCGCCGTCGGGTCCGGCCCTGCCCGACACGGGCGGTCCGGCGGCCGGCCTGCTCGGCCTCGCGGCGCTGCTCCTCGGCGCCGGTGCCGCGCTGGTCTGGCGCGGTCGTCGTCGGCGGACCGCGTGA
- a CDS encoding sigma-70 family RNA polymerase sigma factor, with product MMTAVAHPPEPTDPSDPGLAGPPDAALLARARAGDAEAVAVLFERYHPVALALATRHAGPDVAPDIAATAFERILRLLRRGKGPTTAFRPYLAATVNSAWVDHVRRDSRLVLVEDDDLEPLVPAPTDGADDRFDRATVAAAFADLPPRWQHVLWHTAVEGMPHDEVGEALGLTTNAVAVLAHRAREGLRTAYLDAHLAAAVDERCVRTTPLLGAYVRGAMSVAKRQRVSDHLADCARCRHAVDELGQISANLGAVLLPLLGLLAAEGLPGAASSTASASDPGPGRSRRHPRRTTLLVVAALVAVGLAAAAAVLEPWGASDRGPAIATAPSRGAGGTEPSPPAGATAGPDAPATADGTAAPEAPGAPVEPVGSPAPDVPDPGAAKSGGPGRPEPSTGPSAEPAPEPEPEPSPEPAPPSLDPAANPRFERSRLAVAPGEQPGWTRVTVPVVAASPGTVVTMTVRGAREVCLLTAGDPTCTTGAVTGWTVPGVSAAEPLVVEVRHDALAWIGFGLEAADRPDDVPTDNAVDAILRTGG from the coding sequence ATGATGACCGCTGTAGCCCACCCACCGGAGCCCACCGACCCGAGCGATCCCGGTCTCGCCGGTCCCCCCGACGCCGCGCTGCTGGCCCGCGCCCGTGCGGGCGACGCGGAGGCGGTCGCCGTGCTGTTCGAGCGCTACCACCCGGTGGCGCTGGCCCTGGCCACCCGGCACGCCGGCCCCGACGTCGCCCCCGACATCGCCGCGACGGCGTTCGAGCGGATCCTCCGGCTGCTCCGCCGGGGGAAGGGCCCGACCACCGCGTTCCGCCCCTACCTCGCCGCGACGGTCAACAGCGCCTGGGTCGACCACGTGCGCCGCGACTCCCGCCTCGTGCTCGTCGAGGACGACGACCTGGAGCCGCTCGTCCCCGCGCCGACGGACGGGGCCGACGACCGCTTCGACCGCGCGACGGTGGCGGCCGCCTTCGCCGACCTGCCGCCCCGCTGGCAGCACGTGCTGTGGCACACCGCGGTCGAGGGGATGCCGCACGACGAGGTGGGCGAGGCCCTCGGGCTCACGACCAACGCCGTGGCGGTGCTGGCCCACCGCGCCCGGGAGGGCCTGCGCACCGCCTACCTCGACGCCCACCTCGCGGCGGCCGTCGACGAGAGGTGCGTGCGCACGACGCCCCTGCTCGGCGCCTACGTCCGCGGGGCCATGTCGGTCGCCAAGCGCCAGCGCGTGAGCGACCACCTCGCCGACTGCGCCCGGTGCCGGCACGCCGTGGACGAGCTCGGGCAGATCTCGGCGAACCTCGGCGCCGTGCTGCTCCCCCTGCTGGGGTTGCTCGCGGCGGAGGGGCTGCCCGGGGCTGCCTCCAGCACTGCCTCGGCCTCCGATCCCGGGCCCGGTCGGTCGCGGCGGCACCCGCGTCGTACGACGCTGCTGGTGGTGGCCGCCCTCGTCGCCGTCGGCCTGGCGGCGGCTGCGGCCGTGCTCGAGCCCTGGGGCGCGTCGGACCGGGGTCCGGCGATCGCGACGGCGCCGTCCCGAGGCGCCGGCGGGACGGAGCCGTCGCCGCCCGCGGGAGCGACCGCCGGACCGGACGCACCCGCGACGGCCGACGGGACCGCCGCCCCCGAGGCTCCCGGTGCCCCCGTGGAGCCCGTGGGGTCGCCGGCGCCCGACGTCCCGGACCCCGGTGCCGCGAAGTCGGGAGGACCCGGGCGGCCGGAGCCGTCGACCGGTCCCTCGGCCGAGCCCGCCCCGGAGCCGGAACCGGAGCCCTCCCCCGAGCCGGCACCCCCGAGCCTCGACCCCGCGGCCAACCCCCGCTTCGAGCGGTCCCGTCTCGCCGTGGCGCCGGGCGAGCAGCCCGGGTGGACGCGGGTGACGGTCCCGGTCGTCGCGGCGTCGCCCGGCACGGTCGTGACGATGACCGTCCGGGGCGCCCGGGAGGTCTGCTTGCTGACCGCCGGTGATCCGACGTGCACGACGGGAGCGGTCACGGGGTGGACCGTGCCCGGGGTCAGCGCAGCGGAGCCGCTCGTCGTGGAGGTGCGGCACGACGCGCTGGCGTGGATCGGGTTCGGCCTCGAGGCGGCCGACCGACCCGACGACGTCCCCACCGACAACGCGGTCGACGCGATCCTGCGCACGGGCGGCTGA
- a CDS encoding ZIP family metal transporter yields the protein MTTWAAAGLWGLAGGGALVVGALVAWFVRVPQRVVASVMAFGAGVLISALSFELVDEAEASGGLLATAAGFLVGAVAYVAANVALARRGAAHRKRSGDQQASESEQPGSGTAIAVGALLDGVPESVVLGLSLLDGGTVGVAVLAAIVISNVPEGLSSAAGMKRSGRSARYVFGVWGGIAVISGVAALAGALLLQGAPAEAIAVVTALAAGAILAMVADTMIPEAFERTHLYTGLIAASGFLLAFVVSRA from the coding sequence ATGACCACTTGGGCGGCCGCCGGTCTCTGGGGCCTCGCCGGCGGCGGTGCACTGGTTGTCGGCGCGCTCGTCGCGTGGTTCGTGCGCGTGCCGCAGCGCGTCGTCGCGTCCGTCATGGCCTTCGGCGCGGGCGTGCTCATCTCCGCCCTGTCGTTCGAGCTCGTGGACGAGGCCGAGGCGAGCGGCGGTCTCCTCGCGACGGCGGCGGGCTTCCTCGTGGGCGCGGTGGCGTACGTCGCGGCGAACGTCGCGCTCGCCCGCCGCGGGGCCGCGCACCGCAAGCGGTCGGGGGACCAGCAGGCCTCGGAGTCGGAGCAACCGGGATCCGGCACCGCGATCGCCGTGGGCGCGCTGCTCGACGGCGTTCCCGAGTCCGTGGTCCTCGGTCTCTCCCTGCTCGACGGCGGCACCGTGGGCGTCGCCGTGCTGGCCGCCATCGTCATCTCCAACGTGCCGGAGGGGCTCTCCAGCGCCGCCGGGATGAAGCGGAGCGGACGCAGCGCGCGCTACGTCTTCGGCGTCTGGGGCGGGATCGCGGTCATCAGCGGCGTGGCGGCACTGGCCGGCGCGCTGCTGCTCCAGGGCGCGCCCGCCGAGGCGATCGCCGTGGTCACGGCCCTCGCCGCCGGCGCCATCCTCGCGATGGTGGCGGACACGATGATCCCCGAGGCGTTCGAGCGCACCCACCTCTACACGGGGCTGATCGCTGCGTCGGGCTTCCTGCTCGCGTTCGTCGTGAGCCGGGCGTGA
- a CDS encoding endonuclease/exonuclease/phosphatase family protein, translating into MTVGGSRPFTVATANAASGRDRRGRTDAASWAHWSDAAAALDVDVLAVQEVDHRLPRSGEVDQTSVLAARLSGDGPAWAARFAAAVHGTPGTSAGFRPARPVVGDRPDAPSYGIALLSRHPITAWRELRLGPSRVRLPMPLPPGAGRRVLWVPDEPRVVLAAVVAAPGGPVSVVTTHLSFAPLRARAQLRDVVQWCADLPRPLVLLGDLNLPPRLVSSPGAPALRAPTHPAHRPRVQLDHVLLDDPAGRYVVGDAATYCVADSDHLAVRVELRPPQPIAAAAARPAVRPENRHPPRNVPSSAL; encoded by the coding sequence GTGACGGTCGGCGGCTCGCGCCCGTTCACGGTCGCCACGGCCAACGCCGCCAGCGGGCGGGACCGGCGCGGCCGGACCGACGCGGCCTCGTGGGCGCACTGGAGCGACGCCGCCGCGGCGCTCGACGTCGACGTGCTGGCCGTCCAGGAGGTCGACCACCGGCTGCCGCGTAGCGGGGAGGTCGACCAGACGAGCGTCCTCGCCGCGCGGCTGAGCGGCGACGGACCCGCCTGGGCTGCGCGCTTCGCGGCGGCGGTGCACGGCACCCCGGGCACGTCCGCCGGGTTCCGCCCCGCACGACCGGTGGTCGGCGACCGACCGGACGCACCGTCGTACGGCATCGCCCTCCTCAGCCGCCACCCCATCACCGCCTGGCGGGAGCTGCGTCTCGGCCCGTCGCGGGTGCGTCTGCCGATGCCCCTGCCGCCGGGGGCGGGGCGGCGCGTCCTGTGGGTGCCGGACGAGCCGCGGGTGGTGCTCGCGGCGGTCGTCGCCGCGCCCGGCGGACCGGTGAGCGTCGTGACGACCCACCTGTCCTTCGCCCCGCTGCGGGCCCGCGCCCAGCTGCGGGACGTCGTGCAGTGGTGCGCCGACCTGCCGCGCCCGCTCGTGCTGCTGGGCGACCTCAACCTGCCGCCGCGGTTGGTGAGCTCTCCCGGCGCGCCGGCGCTGCGCGCACCGACCCACCCGGCGCACCGGCCGCGGGTGCAGCTCGACCACGTGCTGCTGGACGACCCGGCGGGGCGGTACGTCGTGGGTGACGCCGCGACGTACTGCGTGGCCGACAGCGACCACCTCGCGGTGCGGGTGGAGCTGCGCCCCCCTCAGCCGATCGCCGCCGCCGCGGCGCGTCCCGCCGTCCGCCCGGAGAACAGGCACCCGCCGAGGAACGTGCCCTCGAGCGCGTTGTAG